A genomic window from Gossypium hirsutum isolate 1008001.06 chromosome D12, Gossypium_hirsutum_v2.1, whole genome shotgun sequence includes:
- the LOC107928627 gene encoding probable DNA-directed RNA polymerase subunit delta, with translation MEMISNLQRQIGTRILSDTENNPQKDEKQHVNTIILQSSKTLNNVSALIQIGKDLQKSAEEPMDKNKSEELIEKVSKSLAKSVISNPVTTKIPFLLRIRRNKVETKQTLYGVGDPMDARDYPVGHRLRTSIWYSSTKSTTQQVCILPTISKYREGEEDDNDDDDDDDDDDNDEDDGDDDDDNDEDDGDDDDDNDKDDGDDDDEPFQAYDYESTFHVTPRSVKS, from the exons atggagatgataagTAACCTTCAAAGGCAAATTGGTACCAGAATCCTGAGCGACACGGAGAATAATCCTCAGAAGGATGAGAAACAGCACGTGAACACAATCATCTTACAATCAAGTAAAACCCTTAATAATGTTAGTGCTCTCATTCAGATAGGCAAGGATTTACAAAAATCTGCTGAGGAACCCATGGACAAAAATAAGAGTGAAGAGTTGATAGAAAAAGTATCCAAATCGTTAGCTAAGTCGGTAATCTCGAATCCTGTAACTACAAAGATACCATTCCTGTTGAGGATAAGGAGAAACAAAGTAGAGACGAAGCAAACTTT ATATGGAGTGGGTGATCCAATGGATGCAAGAGATTACCCCGTTGGGCATCGACTACGCACATCGATTTGGTACTCGAGTACCAAATCCACCACCCAACAAGTATGCATCCTTCCCACAATCTCAAAATACCGAGAGGGCGAAGAGGATGACAATGAcgatgacgatgatgatgatgatgatgacaacGACGAAGATGAcggagatgatgatgatgacaacGATGAAGACGAcggagatgatgatgatgacaacGACAAAGACGAcggagatgatgatgatgaacccTTCCAAGCTTATGACTATGAGTCGacatttcatgtaacaccccgctCGGTGAAATCTTAG